The following nucleotide sequence is from Erythrobacter aurantius.
TTCACGCTCGAATTCGGGAATTACGATGTCACGATGACGGTGCCCGACGATCACATCGTGTCGTCCACCGGCGTGCTGGCAAACCCCACCGCGGTTCTCACCGCAACCCAGCGCCAACGCCTTGCGACTGCGCGCAATTCGGACGCGCCGGTGTTCATCGTCACCCCCGAAGAGGCTGAGGCCAACGAAGCCACCGGCCCCACCGGCAACAAGACCTGGCGCTTCACCGCGCAGAACGTGCGCGATTTCGCCTGGGCTTCCAGCCGCAAGTTCATCTGGGACGCACAGGGCCACAAACAGCCCGGCGCGGAGCATGAAACCGTTATGGCGATGTCGTTCTGGCCCAAGGAAGGCGGCGAGCTGTGGCGGAAGTACTCGACCGCGGCCGTGGTCCACACGATGAAGGTCTATTCGCGCTACAGCTTCGACTACCCCTACCCTACCGCGCAGTCCGTCAACGGTCCGGTGGGCGGGATGGAATACCCGATGATCACCTTCAACGGGCCGCGCACCACTCTCAACGAAGACGGCAGCCGCACCTATTCGCTGTCGGAGAAGGTCTATCTGATTGGCGTGGTCATCCACGAGATCGGGCACATCTACTTCCCGATGACGGTCAATTCCGATGAACGGCAGTGGACGTGGATGGACGAAGGCATCAACTCCTTCCTCGACAGCGTCGCCGGCTATGAATGGGATCCGGACCTGCCGTGGACCCGCAGCCTGCCGCGCGATCTCATCCCGTACATGACGTCGGACCAGCAGGTTCCGATCATGACCCAGTCGGACAGCGTGCTGAACCTTGGCCCCAACGCCTATGGCAAGCCCTCCGCCGCGTATCACATCCTGCGCGATACGGTGATCGGGCGCGAGCGGTTCGACTTTGCCCTGCGCGAATATGCGCGGCGGTGGCGGTTCAAGCGGCCCACCCCTGCCGACTTCTTCCGTACCATGGAGGAAGCATCGGGCACCGATCTCGACTGGTTCTGGCGCGGCTGGTTCTACACCACCGATCACGTCGACATCTCGCTCGACAGCATCCACCGCCTGCGGCTCGACACCCAGAACCCCGACATCGACCTGTCGCGCCGCCGCCAGGAGCTTGCCGACGAGCCCGAGAAGGTCGGCGTCCGGCTCAACCGCGAACAGGGCCTGCCGATCTGGGTGCTGGAGAACCCCGGCGTCACCGACTTCTACGACAGCAACGACCAGTTCACCGTCACCCCGCGCGACACCAAGCGGTACGAGGGCTTCCTCGAAGGGCTCGACGACTGGGAGCGGCGCGTGTTCGACCGTGCGGTGGAGGAGGACAGCAATTACTACGTGCTCAGCTTCTCCAACATCGGCGGGCTTGTCATGCCCATCATCCTCGACCTGCGGTTCACCGACGGGACCAGCGAACGCATGATGATCCCGGCGGAGATCTGGCGCCGCAACGCCCGCAATGTCAGCAAGCTGCTGGTCTTCCCCAAGGGCAAGGAACTGGCCGAAGTGGTGCTGGACCCTGATTGGGAAACCGCCGATGCCGACATCAACAACAACCACTACCCGCGCCGCATCATCGACAGCCGGGTCGAGGCCTTCAAGAGCCCCGAGCCGTCTTCGCGCTTCGGCCGCGACCTGATGGCCGAAGTGCTGGTGCAGGAGAAGGACGAGAGCGAGAGCAAGACCGAGGAGGAAACCGCCGAGTGAAGCGCCTCGCCCTTCAGCTTCTGGCGGCGCTGCTGCTGGCGTTCCCCGCTGCCGCACCGGCATGGGCACACCAGCAGAAGACCACCATCACCAATGTCTCGCACAATTCGCGCACCGGCATGGTGGAGGTGATCCACTTCGTCCCCCTGCACGATGCCGAACACGCGCTCAAATCGCAGGGTGTCGCCGCGCCCGACATCGTCGGCGATATCGAGAGCCGCCGCGCCTTCGTGCGCTATCTGGCGGAGCGGTTCGTGCTCGAAAGCGGCGGCGCGCCCGTCGCGCTGACCCTGCTCGGCAGCGAGATCGACGGCGGCAATCTGGTGATCTACCTCGAAGGCCCCTCCCCCGGCGCCGGAGCTGATGTGCGCCTCAGCTCGCAATTGCTGACCGACATCTGGGCGCGGCAGGAAAACCGGGTCAACATCGGCAGCGGAGGCGAGCGCAGAACGCTGATCTTCCGCGCCGGAGACCGCCCGCAAACCGCCCCGCTGCGC
It contains:
- a CDS encoding M1 family metallopeptidase, which produces MRLIAFLLALFIVTPAAAQGIQQTRGDFEDKFRQLDEVLPDANVYRNASGAPGHQYWQQQADYRITANLDEDRRRLTARATITYKNNSPDTLPWIWMQLDQNIFRKDSMSELTTTFGGPGRRGPAMGPGSGDAPARLSLEELRRQQAMADNEYGYEIGRVTLASGATLDHTIVGTLMRIDLPTPLRPGQSVSFNIDWAYNIVEENVIFARSGYEHFPDDPREGGNDIFLFAQWFPRLVAYSDYEGWHNKEFLGRGEFTLEFGNYDVTMTVPDDHIVSSTGVLANPTAVLTATQRQRLATARNSDAPVFIVTPEEAEANEATGPTGNKTWRFTAQNVRDFAWASSRKFIWDAQGHKQPGAEHETVMAMSFWPKEGGELWRKYSTAAVVHTMKVYSRYSFDYPYPTAQSVNGPVGGMEYPMITFNGPRTTLNEDGSRTYSLSEKVYLIGVVIHEIGHIYFPMTVNSDERQWTWMDEGINSFLDSVAGYEWDPDLPWTRSLPRDLIPYMTSDQQVPIMTQSDSVLNLGPNAYGKPSAAYHILRDTVIGRERFDFALREYARRWRFKRPTPADFFRTMEEASGTDLDWFWRGWFYTTDHVDISLDSIHRLRLDTQNPDIDLSRRRQELADEPEKVGVRLNREQGLPIWVLENPGVTDFYDSNDQFTVTPRDTKRYEGFLEGLDDWERRVFDRAVEEDSNYYVLSFSNIGGLVMPIILDLRFTDGTSERMMIPAEIWRRNARNVSKLLVFPKGKELAEVVLDPDWETADADINNNHYPRRIIDSRVEAFKSPEPSSRFGRDLMAEVLVQEKDESESKTEEETAE
- a CDS encoding DUF6702 family protein, producing the protein MKRLALQLLAALLLAFPAAAPAWAHQQKTTITNVSHNSRTGMVEVIHFVPLHDAEHALKSQGVAAPDIVGDIESRRAFVRYLAERFVLESGGAPVALTLLGSEIDGGNLVIYLEGPSPGAGADVRLSSQLLTDIWARQENRVNIGSGGERRTLIFRAGDRPQTAPLR